In the genome of Terriglobia bacterium, one region contains:
- a CDS encoding competence/damage-inducible protein A: MSKTAGIIVIGNEILSGKTRDENSPFLVTELRDLGVDVRKISVIPDELNLISNEVREFAGAYDYVFTTGGVGPTHDDLTMDGIAAAFGRRILRHPELEISLRHFYSEELVQGNLRMADIPEGARLVGGKGMWFPVVAVENVYIFPGVPEILQRKFERIKETFREAPFHLRQMFLQADEGQIAALLHQLLAEFPELLLGSYPYLDNPEYSIKLTLESKDADYLARAYGRLVGALAEIHITPVKPG, from the coding sequence ATGTCCAAGACTGCAGGGATCATCGTTATCGGGAACGAAATCCTTTCCGGAAAGACACGGGATGAGAATTCTCCATTCCTCGTAACCGAGTTGCGTGATCTTGGAGTCGATGTTCGAAAGATTTCCGTTATTCCCGACGAACTCAACCTCATTTCCAACGAGGTCCGGGAGTTTGCCGGTGCTTACGATTATGTATTTACCACAGGTGGCGTCGGTCCCACTCACGATGATTTGACGATGGATGGAATTGCCGCCGCATTCGGCCGGCGTATTCTGCGCCATCCCGAGCTTGAAATATCACTGCGTCATTTCTATTCCGAAGAGCTGGTCCAGGGGAATTTGCGCATGGCCGATATTCCGGAAGGCGCGCGGCTGGTCGGAGGAAAGGGCATGTGGTTTCCGGTGGTCGCGGTGGAGAATGTTTATATTTTCCCCGGTGTCCCCGAAATTCTGCAGCGGAAATTCGAACGCATCAAAGAGACCTTCCGGGAAGCGCCGTTTCATCTGCGGCAGATGTTTCTCCAGGCGGACGAGGGCCAGATCGCTGCCCTGCTGCACCAGTTGCTTGCGGAATTCCCCGAATTGTTGCTGGGCTCGTATCCGTATCTCGACAACCCTGAGTACTCCATCAAGCTGACCCTCGAATCGAAGGATGCGGATTATCTTGCACGCGCATACGGCCGCCTGGTCGGCGCGCTGGCGGAGATTCACATTACGCCGGTGAAACCGGGCTGA
- a CDS encoding phosphosulfolactate synthase: protein MNDRAFPFIRLNDRQSKPRSEGLTEIRGPYYTPMGKRYLEDVLETMEDYVDSLKFAGGSFTLMPRDRLREIIDIAHSHNVLVSTGGFIEHVVAQNPADVPAYIRECHDIGFDIIEVSSGFITLPTDDWLRLIERVQKSGLKAKPEIGIQFGAGGATRAEELEAEGTRDPAWAIGQARRFLDAGAYLIMIESEGITENVRTWRTDVPARIIEALGLAKVMFEAADPDVFAWYIKNYGPDVNLFVDHSQIVQLEALRRGIWGTKDLWGRVVTYKE from the coding sequence ATGAATGATCGTGCATTTCCGTTTATTCGACTCAACGATCGTCAAAGCAAGCCGCGTTCTGAAGGTCTGACCGAAATTCGAGGACCGTATTACACGCCGATGGGCAAGCGGTACCTCGAAGATGTTCTTGAAACAATGGAGGACTACGTCGATTCCCTGAAGTTCGCCGGCGGCTCATTCACGCTGATGCCTCGAGACAGACTGCGTGAGATCATCGACATTGCGCATTCCCACAATGTTCTCGTATCTACGGGAGGCTTCATTGAACATGTTGTCGCGCAAAATCCGGCGGATGTTCCTGCTTATATCCGGGAGTGTCATGACATCGGGTTCGATATCATCGAGGTCTCCAGCGGATTCATCACTCTGCCGACGGATGACTGGTTGCGCCTCATCGAGCGTGTTCAGAAAAGCGGCCTGAAGGCGAAACCGGAAATCGGCATTCAGTTTGGCGCCGGCGGCGCGACTCGCGCAGAAGAACTCGAAGCCGAAGGCACAAGAGACCCTGCCTGGGCGATCGGGCAGGCACGCCGATTCCTTGATGCAGGCGCTTATCTGATCATGATCGAGTCCGAGGGTATAACTGAAAATGTTCGTACCTGGAGGACGGACGTTCCCGCCAGAATCATCGAGGCTCTCGGCCTGGCAAAGGTCATGTTTGAGGCGGCGGACCCCGACGTGTTCGCCTGGTACATCAAGAACTATGGACCAGATGTAAACCTCTTCGTCGATCACAGCCAGATTGTGCAACTCGAAGCGCTGCGGCGGGGGATATGGGGAACGAAGGATCTCTGGGGCCGCGTTGTCACCTATAAAGAGTGA
- a CDS encoding MmgE/PrpD family protein gives MTQVEQLADFITHVTFKDISGFAVRELKIRILDAAGCAIGAMGHQLMRSVRYQVEDFGGGRGRCTLIGGGRAAPDRAAFFNCALVRYLDFNDSYLAKGETCHPSDNLGAVLAASEYAETEGRDFLTALALAYQIQCRLSEAAPVRDRGFDHVTLGAYSVAGAVAKALELDSGKTANALAISGAAYNALRVTRTGKLSNWKGLAFANMAGGATHAAFLAMRGITGPLEILEGNKGFMDTIAGQFSIDWQHENLEMVTRTALKKYNAEMHSQSAIECVLELKRESGFAAEDIEHIEIEIFDVAHKIIGGGEEGPKTEVVTKEQADHSLPYVIAVALLAGEVTPAQYTAERIGRSDVQALLRKVTVRPALQFSAAFPAEMPCKVLIQLAGGKTLSREQRTYPGFPDSPLPWDAVEEKFHRLTYLAADLAVRDAIVRAVANIEHLRISELMAVLGRVKGPADRKAA, from the coding sequence ATGACTCAAGTTGAACAACTCGCGGACTTCATCACACATGTCACCTTCAAGGACATTTCCGGTTTTGCCGTGCGAGAGCTCAAGATCCGCATCCTGGATGCCGCCGGATGTGCGATCGGCGCCATGGGCCACCAACTTATGCGGTCCGTCCGATATCAGGTCGAAGACTTCGGCGGCGGCCGCGGCCGATGCACGCTGATCGGCGGCGGCAGGGCGGCGCCCGATAGAGCGGCGTTTTTCAACTGCGCTTTGGTCCGCTATCTCGATTTCAACGACAGCTATCTTGCGAAAGGTGAGACCTGCCATCCCAGCGATAATCTCGGAGCTGTTCTGGCCGCATCAGAGTATGCCGAAACAGAAGGACGCGATTTCCTGACTGCGCTCGCTCTCGCCTACCAGATTCAATGCCGGTTGAGCGAAGCCGCACCCGTTCGTGATCGCGGCTTCGATCATGTTACCTTGGGCGCGTATTCGGTCGCGGGCGCCGTCGCCAAAGCTCTGGAGTTGGATTCCGGTAAAACTGCAAATGCGCTCGCCATCAGCGGCGCCGCTTACAACGCACTACGCGTAACCCGCACAGGAAAGCTCTCTAACTGGAAAGGGCTCGCGTTCGCAAACATGGCAGGCGGGGCCACGCACGCTGCCTTTCTCGCGATGCGCGGGATCACCGGCCCACTGGAGATTCTTGAAGGCAACAAGGGCTTCATGGACACGATCGCGGGACAATTTTCGATCGATTGGCAGCATGAAAACCTGGAAATGGTTACGCGGACCGCGCTGAAAAAATACAACGCGGAAATGCACTCCCAATCGGCAATTGAATGCGTTCTCGAATTGAAACGAGAATCCGGATTCGCAGCGGAAGATATCGAACATATCGAAATCGAGATCTTCGACGTGGCGCACAAAATCATCGGAGGCGGAGAAGAGGGACCGAAAACAGAAGTGGTAACCAAGGAGCAAGCGGACCACAGCCTGCCGTACGTGATTGCCGTTGCTCTGTTGGCAGGAGAAGTGACGCCGGCCCAGTACACGGCCGAACGCATCGGACGAAGTGACGTCCAGGCTCTGCTTCGAAAAGTGACGGTTCGCCCCGCGCTGCAATTCAGCGCCGCCTTTCCCGCCGAAATGCCCTGTAAAGTCCTTATCCAACTTGCGGGAGGCAAGACACTTTCCAGGGAACAGCGCACCTATCCAGGATTTCCGGATTCTCCTCTGCCCTGGGACGCGGTCGAGGAGAAGTTTCACCGGTTGACATACCTGGCGGCGGACCTGGCCGTGCGTGACGCGATTGTCCGGGCCGTTGCAAACATCGAGCACCTCCGGATTTCTGAACTAATGGCTGTTCTGGGGCGCGTCAAGGGACCCGCCGATCGGAAGGCCGCTTAG
- a CDS encoding PPC domain-containing DNA-binding protein gives MKFKLINESAENTFALVFDKADEIIWTFRRFVTEERILASHFTAVGALSDVVLGFFDPAKKQYRRIPIHEQVEVLSLIGDVTVYQGTIDVHAHIVVGKADGSAHGGHLLEGHVFPTLELILVESPTYLTRRPDIETGLALIDLRAA, from the coding sequence ATGAAATTCAAGCTGATCAATGAAAGCGCGGAAAACACCTTCGCGTTGGTCTTCGATAAAGCGGACGAGATTATATGGACGTTTCGCCGATTCGTGACCGAGGAGCGCATTCTTGCGAGCCATTTCACGGCCGTCGGAGCGCTGAGCGATGTCGTGCTGGGTTTCTTCGACCCGGCGAAAAAGCAATACAGGAGGATCCCCATACACGAACAGGTGGAGGTGCTTTCATTGATCGGCGACGTCACTGTCTATCAGGGCACGATCGACGTTCATGCGCACATCGTCGTCGGTAAGGCGGACGGCAGCGCTCATGGCGGACATCTGCTGGAAGGCCACGTGTTTCCGACATTGGAACTGATTCTTGTCGAGTCGCCGACTTATCTGACTCGGCGGCCGGATATAGAGACAGGACTGGCGCTGATTGACCTGAGGGCAGCCTGA
- a CDS encoding aldehyde dehydrogenase family protein yields MGIASINPATGNLIRRFTLISQAEVNQKLRRACAAFHEYRRTLVEERARMMQHAAAILDDEKESFGRLMTAEMGKTLRAAMDESEKCAWVCRYFAESAGHWLAGEVIETGGALSFVRYDPLGAVLAIMPWNFPFWQVFRFAAPALMAGNVALLKHASNVPQCALAIEDVFRRAGFPAGVFQTLRPGTQRPRNSGIYEHQDGKHGRLEELS; encoded by the coding sequence ATGGGCATCGCCAGCATTAATCCTGCAACAGGAAACCTCATTCGGCGTTTCACGCTGATCTCCCAGGCAGAAGTGAACCAGAAACTCCGCCGCGCCTGCGCCGCGTTTCACGAATATCGTCGCACTCTCGTAGAGGAACGCGCACGGATGATGCAACACGCCGCGGCAATCCTCGATGACGAAAAGGAATCTTTTGGCCGCCTCATGACCGCCGAGATGGGAAAAACGCTCCGGGCGGCGATGGACGAATCAGAGAAGTGCGCCTGGGTTTGCCGCTACTTTGCCGAAAGTGCCGGACATTGGCTTGCCGGCGAGGTTATCGAGACCGGAGGAGCACTGTCATTCGTGCGATACGACCCATTGGGAGCCGTTCTCGCGATCATGCCCTGGAATTTCCCTTTCTGGCAGGTGTTTCGATTTGCCGCGCCCGCGCTCATGGCCGGCAATGTTGCTCTTCTCAAGCATGCCTCCAACGTTCCGCAATGCGCTCTTGCAATAGAGGATGTATTCCGGCGCGCCGGTTTTCCGGCGGGTGTCTTTCAGACTCTACGGCCGGGAACTCAGCGGCCACGGAATTCGGGAATTTACGAACATCAAGACGGTAAGCATGGCCGCCTAGAGGAACTTTCATGA
- the zwf gene encoding glucose-6-phosphate dehydrogenase encodes MQEHSDALVFFGATGDLAHKQIFPALQAMIRHGHLDMPIIGVAKSGWNLEQLKQRIRDSLENYGGLNPDAFAKLTGELQYIDGDYRDDATYQQLRRMLGNTQRPLHYLAIPPSMFETVTAGLAKGGCIGNARVVVEKPFGRDLPSAQSLNQTLRQFFPESAIYRIDHFLGKEPVQNLLYFRFANTFLEPIWNRNYVDSVQITMAEKFGVESRGRLYEELGAIRDVVQNHLLQVLILLAMEAPVQRDAETMRDEKVRLFKAIRPLTPSDIVRGQYVGYRSAEGVAPGSEVETFVALRLHIETWRWGGVPFYIRAGKELPVTATEVMVELRQPPQAVFDGIRAGQANYVRFRLSPDVFISIGAKVKKPGEEMVGEDTELIAHHRVGEEMLPYERLLGDAIRGDPSLFAREDSVEEAWRVIDPIVGTATPVHKYDPNSWGPAEADDIISGNGGWQNPKE; translated from the coding sequence ATGCAGGAGCATTCCGACGCGCTCGTCTTTTTTGGTGCGACTGGCGATTTAGCTCATAAACAGATTTTTCCCGCGCTTCAAGCGATGATCCGGCATGGTCACCTGGACATGCCGATCATCGGCGTCGCCAAGTCGGGCTGGAACCTCGAACAACTCAAGCAGCGGATACGCGACAGCCTGGAAAACTATGGCGGCTTGAACCCGGATGCATTTGCAAAACTAACCGGTGAGTTGCAGTACATCGACGGCGACTACCGCGACGACGCGACATATCAGCAGCTGCGCCGCATGCTTGGCAATACTCAACGGCCGCTGCACTATCTTGCGATCCCGCCAAGCATGTTTGAGACGGTTACCGCCGGACTGGCCAAAGGCGGTTGTATCGGCAATGCCCGGGTGGTCGTCGAGAAGCCGTTCGGGCGGGATCTACCGTCTGCGCAGTCGCTCAACCAGACGCTGCGGCAGTTTTTCCCGGAGTCTGCGATATATCGAATAGATCATTTCCTCGGGAAAGAGCCGGTCCAGAACCTTTTATACTTCCGCTTCGCCAACACCTTTCTTGAGCCTATCTGGAATCGCAACTACGTCGACAGCGTACAGATCACGATGGCCGAGAAATTCGGCGTGGAGTCGCGCGGGCGCCTTTATGAAGAACTCGGCGCGATTCGCGATGTTGTGCAGAACCACCTGCTTCAAGTTCTGATATTGCTGGCGATGGAGGCCCCGGTGCAACGGGACGCGGAAACCATGCGTGATGAAAAGGTTCGCCTGTTTAAGGCGATCCGTCCGCTGACGCCGTCGGATATCGTTCGGGGACAATATGTGGGTTACCGCTCCGCGGAGGGTGTTGCGCCCGGCTCGGAGGTCGAAACATTCGTCGCTCTGCGGCTGCATATCGAGACCTGGCGGTGGGGAGGAGTGCCGTTTTACATTCGAGCCGGCAAGGAGCTGCCCGTTACAGCGACGGAGGTCATGGTCGAATTGAGGCAGCCGCCCCAAGCTGTGTTCGACGGCATCAGGGCAGGTCAGGCCAATTACGTTCGATTCCGTCTCAGTCCGGATGTCTTCATTTCGATCGGCGCGAAGGTTAAAAAACCGGGCGAAGAAATGGTCGGCGAAGACACTGAGCTGATCGCCCACCACCGGGTCGGGGAGGAAATGCTGCCCTATGAACGGTTGCTCGGTGACGCGATCCGCGGCGACCCCTCCCTGTTCGCCCGCGAGGATAGCGTCGAAGAGGCCTGGCGTGTCATCGATCCCATCGTCGGCACAGCGACACCGGTCCACAAGTATGATCCCAACAGCTGGGGACCCGCCGAAGCCGACGATATCATTTCCGGCAATGGCGGCTGGCAAAACCCGAAAGAATAG
- a CDS encoding 5'-3' exonuclease H3TH domain-containing protein yields MKKPVYVIDAMNYIFRAYHGLPDNIISPRGMLTNAVLGYLRTLLRIIKERKPEYMAAAFERDTSFRSAIFSGYKANRTQPPANLKAQFDYCRKITAAIGVACLEADDYEADDIIGTITAKMSGEGHPVVVVTGDKDMSQLVSETVCVYDMAKENWLNEAGVREKFGVSPTQIPDLLALHGDHVDNIPGVAGVGEKTARQILSVCRSVEDVVHTHIDATLNFRGRDAILKRIRDNMETVRTSRRLATICCDAPITISPERLRYRRADSRILNPLCEELGFVRVLDDIPLAQPTLFPV; encoded by the coding sequence ATGAAAAAACCGGTCTACGTCATCGATGCGATGAACTACATCTTCCGGGCATATCACGGGCTTCCGGACAATATCATCTCGCCGCGCGGAATGTTGACCAATGCCGTGCTCGGATATCTCCGGACCTTGCTTCGCATCATCAAAGAACGTAAACCCGAATACATGGCTGCCGCGTTCGAACGGGACACGTCCTTCCGCAGCGCGATATTCAGCGGCTATAAAGCGAACCGCACTCAGCCTCCCGCAAACCTGAAAGCTCAATTCGACTACTGCAGGAAAATCACCGCCGCCATCGGCGTGGCGTGTCTCGAAGCCGATGATTATGAAGCCGACGATATCATCGGCACGATCACTGCGAAAATGTCCGGCGAAGGCCATCCAGTGGTTGTCGTTACGGGCGATAAGGACATGTCCCAGCTGGTTTCCGAAACCGTCTGCGTATACGACATGGCAAAAGAAAACTGGCTGAATGAAGCCGGTGTGCGTGAGAAATTCGGCGTGTCGCCAACGCAGATTCCCGACCTTCTGGCGCTGCATGGCGATCACGTGGACAACATTCCCGGCGTGGCCGGTGTCGGGGAGAAAACCGCCCGCCAGATCCTATCGGTGTGCCGGAGCGTCGAAGATGTGGTCCACACCCACATCGACGCCACGCTGAACTTCCGCGGACGCGACGCCATCCTGAAGCGCATTCGCGACAACATGGAGACCGTACGAACCAGCCGGCGCCTTGCCACGATTTGCTGTGATGCTCCGATCACCATATCCCCCGAACGGTTGCGGTATCGCCGCGCCGACAGCCGGATCTTGAATCCCCTTTGCGAAGAGTTGGGATTCGTCCGGGTTCTGGACGATATTCCACTCGCCCAACCCACACTTTTTCCGGTTTGA
- a CDS encoding hotdog domain-containing protein → MTDRFPAIRITMLPRDTNAHGTIFGGVILSYIDLAGGIECRRQFPKKFVTKAMHEVVFVAPVYLGDLVTFYTRTVRVGASSITVDVEVEVERIGIRGTKEIVRVTEAEVIYVAVGDDGHPVPIQS, encoded by the coding sequence ATGACCGATCGCTTCCCTGCCATCCGCATCACGATGCTGCCGCGAGACACCAATGCCCACGGTACGATTTTCGGCGGCGTCATCCTGAGCTACATCGATCTTGCCGGCGGAATCGAATGCCGCAGGCAGTTTCCGAAAAAGTTTGTCACCAAGGCCATGCATGAAGTGGTGTTCGTCGCTCCGGTCTACCTCGGCGACCTGGTGACGTTTTATACCCGAACGGTGCGGGTCGGCGCGTCATCGATAACGGTTGACGTTGAAGTCGAAGTCGAACGGATCGGCATCCGCGGCACAAAGGAAATCGTGCGCGTTACCGAAGCGGAAGTGATCTATGTCGCCGTCGGCGACGACGGTCATCCGGTTCCGATTCAGTCATGA
- a CDS encoding MBL fold metallo-hydrolase — MIIETFPVGWLQCNCTIIGDEQTGEAIVIDPGDDPMEILTRLEKHGLTVRQIVCTHTHIDHVGAISELQEKSGAPASIHKADLLLFEKLDMQAQWIGMPMPKRGAIEHFVEDGGAVACRGVEVGVIHTPGHTPGSATFHLAADRNILFTGDTLFAQSIGRTDLWGGSQPQILTSIQKKLMPFDDDTLVIAGHGQSTTIGHERRYNPFLK, encoded by the coding sequence ATGATCATCGAAACATTCCCGGTCGGCTGGCTGCAATGCAATTGCACCATCATCGGAGACGAACAGACCGGCGAGGCAATCGTTATCGATCCCGGAGACGATCCGATGGAGATACTGACGCGCCTCGAAAAGCACGGTCTGACGGTACGGCAGATCGTCTGCACCCACACGCACATCGATCATGTGGGCGCTATCAGCGAACTGCAGGAAAAGTCCGGCGCGCCGGCATCGATCCATAAAGCGGACCTGCTTCTGTTCGAAAAGCTCGACATGCAGGCCCAGTGGATCGGAATGCCGATGCCCAAACGGGGCGCGATCGAACATTTCGTCGAAGATGGCGGCGCCGTCGCCTGCCGCGGCGTGGAGGTCGGCGTCATCCACACTCCCGGCCACACGCCGGGCAGCGCGACTTTCCATCTTGCCGCCGACCGGAACATCCTTTTCACCGGAGATACGCTGTTCGCTCAAAGTATCGGACGGACGGATCTCTGGGGCGGCTCCCAGCCGCAGATCCTGACCTCCATTCAAAAAAAGCTGATGCCTTTCGACGACGACACGCTGGTGATCGCCGGTCACGGACAATCGACCACAATCGGCCACGAGCGCCGGTATAATCCCTTCCTGAAATGA
- a CDS encoding trypsin-like peptidase domain-containing protein: MKNLIKVAFLSSIITAAMVYVLLDWKPLRSDFSRPPDVSWASSPVSMTAAAPGIANLSEDERNNIEIYQKYSPSVVNITTVTVAYDFFYRPVPQSGMGSGAIIDGQGHIVTNYHVVRDAEQLQVTLWDKSKHSAKVVGSDPNNDLAVIQIDVPRSGLTPIPLGTSKGLEVGQKVLAIGNPFGLDRTMTTGIISSLNRSIESENGRIIEGMIQTDASINHGNSGGPLLNSQGQIIGINSAILSPNDTGSIGIGFAIPVDTVHRITDELITNGYVRHASLGVTPQELVALSDYPGLAQALRLNTNSGLMVAEAPRGSAAALGGIKGAESEIIVGRLRFPVGGDVILAVQGKEVTSIQELQSEIEGHKPGDQVKVTVLRDNKKLDLNITLQEARRQ; encoded by the coding sequence ATGAAAAACCTGATCAAAGTCGCATTCTTGAGCTCGATCATTACAGCCGCCATGGTGTATGTCCTGCTGGACTGGAAACCATTGCGATCGGATTTCTCCCGGCCCCCGGATGTCAGCTGGGCATCCTCGCCGGTCAGCATGACCGCCGCCGCTCCGGGAATCGCCAACCTCAGCGAGGATGAACGCAACAATATCGAGATCTATCAGAAATACAGCCCGAGTGTCGTCAACATCACAACGGTGACGGTCGCCTATGACTTCTTCTACCGGCCGGTGCCACAGTCGGGCATGGGGTCGGGCGCCATCATCGACGGCCAGGGACATATCGTGACCAACTATCACGTGGTGCGCGACGCCGAGCAGCTGCAGGTCACCCTTTGGGACAAGTCCAAACACAGCGCCAAGGTGGTCGGCAGCGATCCCAACAACGACCTGGCAGTGATTCAGATCGATGTTCCGCGCAGCGGGCTGACGCCAATTCCTCTGGGAACGTCGAAGGGCCTGGAGGTCGGACAGAAAGTTCTGGCGATCGGAAATCCCTTCGGCCTGGATCGCACAATGACGACCGGAATCATCAGTTCACTGAACCGATCGATCGAAAGCGAAAACGGCCGGATCATCGAAGGCATGATTCAAACAGACGCCTCAATCAATCATGGAAATTCCGGCGGTCCGCTGTTGAACAGCCAGGGACAGATCATCGGTATCAATTCGGCGATTCTCTCGCCCAATGACACCGGAAGCATCGGCATCGGTTTCGCGATCCCGGTGGATACCGTCCACCGCATTACCGACGAATTGATCACAAATGGTTATGTGCGTCATGCCTCTCTCGGCGTCACGCCACAGGAGCTCGTCGCGCTCTCGGATTATCCCGGCCTCGCGCAAGCTCTGCGGCTTAATACCAATTCCGGTTTAATGGTGGCCGAAGCGCCTCGCGGAAGCGCTGCAGCTCTCGGCGGCATCAAGGGAGCGGAAAGCGAAATCATTGTAGGACGACTTCGGTTCCCCGTCGGAGGGGACGTGATTCTGGCCGTTCAAGGAAAAGAAGTGACATCTATCCAGGAACTTCAATCCGAAATCGAAGGTCATAAGCCTGGAGATCAGGTCAAAGTCACGGTTTTGCGCGATAACAAAAAGCTGGATCTGAACATTACCCTGCAGGAGGCGCGCCGGCAGTAA
- a CDS encoding MFS transporter produces the protein MSGQKSFNWSVALILFGVLFLGVSDTQLVGPLLPAIAQDLGTTAGHAGIIVTTYSLAAAVFALIVGPLSDRVGRKKVLVSGLALFTGASFLTYHVSSFDALVIVRAMTGFAAGTLSTCALSFAGDYYPYEQRGRAMGVLSMGYFVAFVVGVPLGALAASQLGWHWVFGGLSAAAAIMFVIAISGLPAEGAHLHHPAARKGSMFDHFRKPDRVAGMAAAFLTSGGVVGFLTYVGAWLSNTFHMSLVRIGLVFMVSGLAAAAASPVAGWLSDHAGKRNVIIWSNLVLAVLFVVVARSNLGIGLILGIAALSIAHSARQAPLHALTTEIIGPEVRGQYIALRNAASQVGIATVAAFSASAFDAAGFTAVAFVAALATLMVPISCIWLKEPRLQ, from the coding sequence GTGTCCGGTCAAAAAAGTTTCAACTGGTCTGTTGCACTAATTCTTTTCGGTGTGCTGTTCCTGGGAGTCTCGGACACACAGCTCGTCGGTCCCCTTTTGCCGGCAATCGCCCAGGACCTGGGAACGACAGCCGGTCATGCTGGAATCATCGTCACGACCTATTCTTTAGCCGCAGCGGTTTTTGCCCTGATCGTGGGTCCGCTTTCCGATCGCGTTGGCCGCAAGAAGGTCCTGGTCTCGGGCCTCGCTCTTTTCACCGGAGCATCTTTTCTTACATATCACGTTTCATCATTCGACGCCTTAGTCATTGTACGCGCCATGACAGGATTCGCCGCAGGAACACTTTCCACCTGCGCGTTGTCTTTCGCCGGCGACTACTATCCCTATGAACAACGCGGACGCGCGATGGGTGTCCTCTCGATGGGCTATTTTGTGGCTTTTGTGGTCGGCGTTCCGCTCGGGGCGCTTGCCGCATCGCAGCTTGGCTGGCATTGGGTATTCGGCGGTCTTTCTGCCGCCGCGGCGATCATGTTTGTCATTGCCATCTCCGGATTGCCCGCCGAAGGCGCGCACCTGCATCATCCGGCAGCCCGTAAGGGTTCGATGTTCGATCACTTTCGGAAGCCCGACAGGGTCGCAGGAATGGCTGCGGCATTCCTCACCTCAGGCGGCGTTGTGGGTTTCCTGACATATGTGGGAGCGTGGCTCAGCAACACGTTCCACATGAGCCTGGTGCGGATCGGGCTGGTCTTCATGGTTTCCGGGCTCGCGGCCGCGGCGGCATCGCCGGTGGCGGGCTGGTTGTCGGACCATGCCGGCAAACGAAACGTCATCATCTGGTCGAATCTCGTTCTGGCGGTACTGTTCGTCGTTGTGGCGCGGTCGAACCTGGGTATTGGGCTTATTCTCGGCATTGCCGCGCTGAGTATTGCCCATTCTGCCCGGCAAGCCCCGCTGCACGCCTTGACGACGGAGATTATCGGCCCCGAAGTCCGCGGTCAATACATTGCCCTGAGAAATGCCGCCTCCCAGGTCGGAATCGCAACAGTGGCGGCGTTCTCCGCCTCGGCCTTCGATGCCGCCGGCTTCACGGCCGTGGCGTTCGTCGCCGCCCTGGCCACGCTCATGGTCCCGATCTCCTGTATCTGGCTGAAGGAACCGCGCTTACAGTAG